The following proteins come from a genomic window of Ignavibacteriales bacterium:
- a CDS encoding site-specific DNA-methyltransferase: MKLIEQDKQKLIELIQQGKTIPSYYKSKLFDSGDSEFVEVTKDYKLIYKGKEPKEKIIANTLAAPFQKVRSFNSDNKFNDGWQNMLIFGDNLLALKTIYEDQRGENKYKTKNKIKLIYIDPPFATKQDFMKDREKAYRDKIIGAQFIEFLRKRLILLNEILADDGSIYVHLDEKKGHYIKTIIDEVFGENNFKNSIAWKRTSAHSDSGRYGANTDHIYFYTKNEVYTWNQQYENYSEEYILRFSHYDDDGRRWTDSPLTAKGLKGRGYHYSYKGIQGYWRCPLTTMKKLEEANKLYFTSKGGIRVKKYFVEMKGIPIQSSWTDIFPTNSQAAERIHYPTQKPEDLLRRIISSSSNKNDIVIDVFAGSGTVSAVAEKLNRKWIAIDCGKLSIYTIQKRMLNLSTKIGGSKNDKKNEYERIDNFDEHLKDSRGLFFITEKARKGDLLITDSFLKNLAEFIEENLSGSSEENFSLCIPEDKFKVKDLEVAENEEGSAGEATIKIGRVNFLISFIQPKVKPDKEKPLKAKEFTLYNAGIYDNNEILNLDWQTYKPFVSQLFSLRPEEHKIHGFIADGYIGTFSAFVWNYPEQKNLIIDREYVSTLHTVLGGKAGDKFYVVAPVTAMSFMEDEIKIENTSYVFLKVPLSVLRALIERGEAGSLKQPTSENDVNEVIDAVGYDFISQPVVQAKYYRDEPLNATLEDQGKKDFVIEINEFKSNTLVYDPEDFENFETLSMVMLDTNYNDDYFNLSQVFWSDKITAVNKTKAEIRIPQDSFTGNKMMVIYLDKYGNELKIVKTQKDFNAPTIQKRRSNSKVKGRRKK, translated from the coding sequence TTGAAACTTATCGAACAAGATAAACAAAAACTTATAGAGCTAATTCAGCAAGGGAAAACAATACCTTCCTATTATAAATCCAAGTTATTTGACAGCGGTGACAGCGAGTTTGTAGAAGTAACAAAAGATTATAAGCTCATCTATAAAGGCAAAGAACCTAAAGAAAAAATTATTGCCAACACTCTTGCTGCACCTTTCCAAAAAGTGCGTTCTTTTAACAGTGATAATAAGTTTAATGACGGCTGGCAGAATATGTTAATCTTTGGTGATAACTTGCTTGCACTAAAAACTATTTATGAAGACCAGCGTGGTGAAAACAAGTATAAAACCAAAAACAAAATAAAACTTATTTACATAGACCCTCCTTTTGCTACAAAGCAAGATTTTATGAAAGACCGCGAGAAAGCTTACCGAGATAAAATTATAGGTGCGCAGTTTATTGAGTTTTTACGCAAACGCCTTATACTTCTGAACGAAATATTAGCTGATGATGGCTCTATTTATGTCCATCTTGACGAAAAGAAAGGACATTATATAAAGACAATTATTGATGAAGTGTTTGGGGAAAATAATTTTAAAAATTCAATCGCTTGGAAAAGAACAAGCGCACATAGTGATTCTGGCAGATATGGGGCAAATACAGATCATATTTATTTTTATACAAAAAATGAAGTTTATACATGGAATCAACAATATGAAAATTATTCAGAAGAATACATCCTACGTTTCAGTCATTATGATGATGATGGACGAAGATGGACGGATAGTCCACTAACCGCTAAAGGACTAAAAGGTCGTGGTTATCATTATTCATATAAAGGAATTCAAGGTTACTGGAGATGTCCGCTTACAACAATGAAAAAACTTGAAGAAGCAAATAAATTATATTTTACTTCAAAAGGTGGTATACGCGTCAAAAAATATTTTGTTGAAATGAAAGGAATTCCTATACAATCAAGTTGGACTGATATATTCCCTACAAATTCACAAGCTGCGGAACGAATTCATTATCCTACTCAAAAACCAGAAGATTTATTAAGAAGAATAATTTCTTCTTCTTCAAACAAAAATGATATAGTCATTGACGTATTTGCTGGTAGCGGCACAGTATCGGCTGTAGCAGAAAAACTTAATAGGAAATGGATTGCGATAGATTGTGGAAAATTGTCAATCTACACTATACAGAAAAGGATGCTTAATCTATCTACTAAGATTGGTGGGTCAAAAAATGATAAAAAGAATGAATACGAAAGGATTGATAACTTTGATGAACATCTTAAAGACTCACGTGGTTTATTTTTTATAACGGAAAAAGCAAGAAAAGGTGATTTGTTAATTACCGATTCATTCTTAAAAAATCTTGCTGAGTTTATCGAAGAAAATTTAAGCGGAAGTTCAGAAGAAAACTTTTCACTTTGTATTCCCGAAGATAAGTTCAAAGTAAAAGATTTAGAAGTTGCGGAAAATGAAGAAGGTTCAGCCGGCGAAGCAACTATAAAAATTGGCAGAGTTAATTTCCTTATTTCCTTCATTCAGCCCAAAGTAAAACCAGATAAAGAAAAACCGCTTAAAGCAAAAGAGTTTACACTTTACAACGCTGGTATTTATGATAACAACGAAATTCTAAATCTAGACTGGCAGACTTACAAACCATTCGTTTCACAACTTTTCAGCTTACGCCCGGAAGAACACAAGATACACGGTTTTATTGCTGATGGTTACATAGGAACATTTTCCGCTTTTGTATGGAATTACCCCGAACAGAAAAATCTGATAATTGACAGAGAATATGTTTCTACACTGCATACAGTGCTTGGCGGAAAAGCTGGTGATAAATTTTATGTTGTTGCTCCAGTTACAGCAATGTCGTTTATGGAAGATGAAATCAAAATAGAAAACACAAGTTACGTTTTCCTAAAAGTACCACTCTCTGTCTTAAGAGCTTTAATTGAAAGAGGAGAAGCTGGAAGCTTGAAACAGCCAACAAGCGAAAATGATGTAAACGAAGTAATTGACGCAGTTGGCTATGATTTTATTTCTCAGCCTGTTGTACAAGCTAAATATTATAGAGACGAACCTCTTAATGCTACTCTTGAAGATCAAGGTAAGAAAGATTTTGTAATAGAAATAAACGAGTTTAAATCCAATACTCTCGTTTACGACCCGGAAGATTTTGAAAACTTTGAAACGCTTTCTATGGTAATGCTTGACACTAATTACAACGATGATTATTTCAATCTCTCACAAGTATTCTGGTCGGATAAAATAACTGCAGTAAATAAAACCAAAGCAGAAATTAGAATTCCGCAAGATTCATTTACCGGAAATAAAATGATGGTAATATATCTTGATAAATACGGTAACGAACTGAAAATTGTAAAAACTCAAAAGGACTTCAATGCCCCTACAATTCAAAAACGAAGATCTAATTCTAAAGTTAAAGGAAGAAGAAAAAAATAA
- a CDS encoding host-nuclease inhibitor Gam family protein — MENNFLDELLLEVEAKEQQMELSHVDLVLKEISSLNSDISKILSQLEEERQIISDWALKRSSKLNERAEWLTKKLEAFMNEQEPGVRTIDLAHGQLLRRKQVEKIVVEDLEQFLQNNNLSDLTTTSPEVVKPDLTKIKQYYKMTKKIPLGTSLVESTDKFSIKLKGGVNGTSKNGTGSEQADED, encoded by the coding sequence ATGGAAAACAATTTTCTAGATGAACTGCTTCTAGAAGTTGAAGCTAAAGAACAGCAAATGGAATTATCTCACGTTGATCTGGTCTTAAAAGAAATATCATCTCTTAATTCAGATATTTCCAAAATACTTTCGCAATTAGAGGAAGAACGTCAGATAATATCTGACTGGGCATTAAAACGTAGTTCAAAATTAAACGAACGTGCGGAATGGTTGACAAAAAAACTCGAAGCATTTATGAATGAACAAGAGCCGGGCGTACGGACAATTGACCTTGCACATGGTCAACTATTGCGGCGGAAGCAAGTTGAAAAAATTGTTGTGGAGGATCTTGAACAGTTCCTGCAGAATAACAATTTGTCGGATCTAACAACAACGTCACCAGAAGTTGTTAAACCGGATCTCACAAAGATTAAACAATATTACAAAATGACAAAGAAGATCCCACTTGGAACTTCTCTTGTCGAATCAACAGACAAATTTTCAATCAAACTAAAAGGAGGCGTTAATGGAACGTCAAAAAATGGAACTGGAAGTGAACAAGCCGACGAAGATTAA
- a CDS encoding DUF4365 domain-containing protein, which translates to MLKYKKTNITAKTGVNYIRSIVEEAGSLFHKIESENDLGIDALIEFIRDEKPLNSQIAIQIKSGSSYFNPSEQECIIPIGKHRDYWLNHPLPVIGIVYVPALKCAYWLNISDYINSHLEETMIRFKVSNVNRFDRIAFNQLFMPRNLREVPELSLLEAVKYFNSEKPDEFYIGLITIFRRYPNHSETWDAMVNSFKEKKQETIPNRMIYYLAHIPWHPDIMYTGESINTETKEYAKNLFKTFNKNDVIKLLCFINEEEGIARGTIGQSVEAIISSLPSSKLYLTEIVEDNNIPLTIRQSAAFILLMNEGVSAIPLVKPLVNEGAWYVQEIINHLNQYGELNPYM; encoded by the coding sequence ATGTTGAAATACAAAAAAACTAATATTACTGCTAAGACTGGGGTTAACTATATTCGATCAATAGTTGAAGAAGCAGGTTCTTTATTTCACAAGATTGAATCAGAAAATGATTTGGGAATTGATGCCTTGATCGAATTTATTCGTGATGAAAAACCGTTGAATTCTCAAATTGCTATACAGATTAAATCTGGCTCTTCGTACTTCAATCCTAGTGAGCAAGAATGCATTATCCCCATCGGCAAACATCGAGATTATTGGTTGAACCATCCACTTCCAGTTATAGGTATTGTATATGTTCCTGCTTTAAAATGTGCATATTGGTTAAACATTTCTGACTATATAAATAGCCATCTAGAAGAAACTATGATTCGTTTCAAAGTTAGTAATGTAAATCGCTTTGATAGGATTGCATTTAATCAACTATTTATGCCTAGAAATTTACGTGAGGTTCCGGAACTCTCACTTCTTGAAGCCGTGAAATATTTTAATTCTGAAAAGCCTGATGAATTCTATATTGGATTAATAACGATATTCCGACGTTATCCCAATCATTCCGAAACTTGGGATGCAATGGTTAATTCATTTAAGGAAAAAAAACAAGAAACTATTCCTAATAGAATGATATACTACCTTGCACATATTCCTTGGCATCCAGACATCATGTATACTGGCGAATCAATCAATACTGAAACAAAGGAATATGCAAAGAATCTTTTTAAAACATTTAATAAAAATGATGTAATAAAACTATTGTGTTTTATAAATGAGGAAGAAGGCATCGCTCGAGGGACAATCGGTCAGTCTGTAGAGGCGATTATTTCTTCATTACCAAGTTCGAAATTATATTTGACGGAGATTGTTGAGGATAATAATATACCATTAACTATTCGTCAATCTGCTGCCTTCATATTATTAATGAATGAAGGGGTCTCAGCCATCCCTCTTGTAAAGCCACTTGTAAATGAAGGTGCTTGGTATGTTCAAGAAATTATTAATCATTTAAATCAGTATGGTGAACTTAATCCTTATATGTAA
- a CDS encoding exodeoxyribonuclease VII large subunit, which produces MKQLLILTIIFTASLFAQDKYLFTDAKNHVDETVVINGEVTQVTITAKGMGYLNFGDKFPKNQFTAVVFAKDVEKFGDLKRFEGKTVEVSGKVELYKEKPQIILKKVDQIKIVE; this is translated from the coding sequence ATGAAACAATTATTAATTCTTACAATAATTTTTACTGCATCTTTATTCGCACAAGATAAATATCTTTTCACCGACGCTAAAAATCATGTAGATGAAACTGTTGTCATCAACGGAGAAGTAACTCAGGTTACTATCACAGCCAAAGGAATGGGCTATCTAAACTTCGGAGATAAATTCCCAAAGAATCAATTCACAGCGGTAGTGTTTGCCAAGGATGTTGAAAAGTTCGGTGATCTCAAGCGATTTGAAGGAAAGACTGTTGAAGTAAGCGGAAAGGTCGAACTCTACAAAGAAAAACCACAGATTATTCTAAAGAAAGTTGATCAAATAAAAATTGTTGAATAG
- a CDS encoding PriCT-2 domain-containing protein — protein MNNFNISSGDSVKSNAVEVTSISNIFEQIRTDKTLKENVERIRQLETDNERRDAKVILLPYFVGATFTNGIRTAENLITAEMMILDFDHVGEQYAVLWEKIIQDSEAYFAFRSPSGDGIKVGYVFEKPVTSAEHYTAVYLKYKERKEIEYGVNADEVTKNVSRTCFLSYDLDLYVNDNAVPIVVSDIQVTQKPQSTTKTTPINFHQVDKSKTKYVYNAVNFLREKLNGYAEWMKCGFALASLGDEGRSYFHILSSNPSYNDSFEYVDEKFENFVQTATGEIDLATLFAIAKSYGFEYSNQSESPTIISQPAVPKSFGDELREKFAFYDTRDPNELIGYKLDKFKALAKNLDGVQPGFYLIAAESNVGKTALLTNLELDLLLTNPQLKIVHFSMDDNKFYTVNRLISILTKFNINNVIKACPDPNDQNTLNAKRELILDLVDTGRLIMKDLGDLNHIDQVLDTLTSIGSFENLVVFIDGMYNLNVEAGEGIRIENIKRAQTIKELVDKCKIPVIATGELRKRSNTDSKNKKPTLSDINETGKYAYNASVVLLLYPLNVDQLKEDQCAIKMEFVKNKLSDYKGIQDLIFIRATGTMEENNLQIGVSNTSTTQSDEVESGGELD, from the coding sequence ATGAATAATTTTAACATTTCCTCTGGGGACAGCGTTAAATCCAATGCTGTAGAGGTAACATCTATTTCAAACATTTTTGAACAAATTAGAACTGACAAAACATTAAAAGAAAACGTTGAACGAATTAGACAATTAGAAACTGATAATGAACGAAGAGACGCAAAGGTAATCTTGCTACCATACTTTGTAGGTGCAACATTTACAAATGGAATTCGAACTGCTGAAAATTTGATAACTGCTGAAATGATGATCTTAGACTTTGATCACGTTGGAGAACAATACGCTGTTCTATGGGAAAAGATCATACAAGATTCAGAAGCTTACTTTGCGTTTCGGTCTCCAAGCGGAGACGGAATTAAAGTCGGATACGTATTTGAAAAACCAGTTACATCTGCTGAGCACTACACCGCTGTTTATCTGAAATATAAAGAGAGAAAGGAAATTGAATACGGCGTAAATGCGGATGAAGTTACAAAGAATGTATCACGTACTTGTTTTCTAAGCTATGATCTAGACTTGTATGTAAATGATAATGCAGTTCCGATAGTTGTAAGTGATATTCAAGTAACTCAGAAACCACAAAGTACAACCAAAACTACCCCCATTAATTTTCACCAAGTCGATAAAAGCAAAACGAAATACGTATACAATGCTGTAAACTTTCTGCGAGAAAAACTAAATGGGTATGCTGAATGGATGAAGTGCGGATTCGCTCTTGCCAGTTTAGGTGACGAAGGCCGGAGTTACTTCCATATTCTTTCTTCGAATCCAAGTTACAATGATTCCTTTGAATACGTTGATGAAAAATTTGAAAACTTTGTTCAAACTGCAACTGGAGAGATTGATCTTGCAACATTATTCGCAATAGCAAAAAGTTATGGTTTTGAATATTCCAATCAATCTGAATCCCCCACGATCATTTCTCAACCGGCTGTGCCAAAATCATTTGGGGATGAATTACGAGAAAAATTTGCCTTCTATGACACTCGTGATCCCAATGAACTTATTGGATATAAATTAGATAAATTCAAAGCGCTAGCCAAAAATTTAGATGGTGTACAACCTGGCTTTTACTTAATTGCTGCAGAATCAAATGTTGGTAAAACTGCATTGTTGACTAATCTTGAACTGGATTTACTTCTTACAAATCCTCAGTTGAAAATTGTTCATTTTTCTATGGATGACAATAAGTTCTATACAGTAAATAGATTAATCAGCATTCTGACTAAATTTAATATTAATAATGTTATCAAAGCTTGCCCGGATCCTAACGATCAGAATACATTAAATGCAAAAAGAGAACTGATCCTTGATCTCGTAGATACTGGAAGATTGATCATGAAGGACTTAGGAGACTTAAACCACATAGACCAAGTATTAGATACTTTAACTTCAATCGGATCATTTGAAAATTTAGTGGTGTTCATAGACGGCATGTATAATCTAAATGTAGAAGCCGGGGAAGGAATTCGGATTGAGAATATTAAAAGGGCTCAAACAATTAAGGAATTAGTTGACAAATGTAAAATCCCCGTAATAGCTACAGGTGAATTGCGCAAGAGATCTAATACAGATAGTAAAAATAAAAAACCGACACTCAGTGACATAAATGAGACCGGGAAATATGCTTACAACGCTAGTGTGGTTTTATTGTTGTATCCACTCAACGTAGATCAATTAAAAGAGGATCAATGCGCAATTAAAATGGAATTTGTTAAAAACAAACTTTCCGACTATAAGGGAATTCAGGATCTTATTTTCATTAGAGCTACTGGCACAATGGAAGAAAACAACCTTCAAATTGGAGTTAGTAATACTAGTACAACACAATCCGACGAAGTAGAATCTGGAGGTGAGCTTGACTAA
- a CDS encoding DEAD/DEAH box helicase family protein: protein MPLQFKNEDLILKLKEEEKNNLLVYKYDSFLDALTTNNFEHLREAARTAFAYFLSNDFKNTEDASRYTYADSENLKIHFSSIDDYLNKFKIRDKKSFSIDLATGTGKSWVIYSVAVIMLSEGLVDKVLVLCPSLTIEEELKKKFELFSGDQVLTKILQELNSPYPSPAIKNANVPILEGDICIENIHAAYQRTGSSISDSFKGKGRRTLVISDEAHHIYSEADSAVKKWFEFLTDPEYNFYYLLGLSGTPYINNDYFFDVIYRYSLKQAMEDGIIKKIDYKVEEESQKEKGFSETYANHIENQKKYAGKLKPITIIITEKIHSCIKVWDELVKFISDKEKISYEEAATKAIWVTSGIPSNEREKTEIESIISQPEKVRKENLAILKTVDEPDNPVEWIISVSMLTEGWDVKNVFQIVPHEQRAFNSKLLISQVLGRGLRVPPGLTQPIYVKINNHESWTDEIRNLYNEVLEIENRINWGYDSNRKQYLSPLYNLEYSSEQDTTEAKRETASEPSEIKFNPQSKTWDETSKYSETGLFKFSVEMKDAITIEEASKEIKLFLKAKDETLSKKWTLKKIQELLKSNLESKGYDSSFITRENLGTAKQAFGPMFRELGKVAARMKMVPKALREIKIEEMAAQSFSENSIKTNSKVFYTKSSPKSLSSEQKTLFNQFLYDKQNYDRVRDTIVRLAGRSEDEIKYLRENLIEQKEEIFKTPLNLIYVSSTPEYKFTTSIFNNIEKIDCFIKSPDKNFYYFPYSYKPTDDGSSHVKRENFNPDFFFKLKDKNEILVVEIKADGDSSQKNRAKYRDGKAHFEKLSELLSTEKKGWKYYFYFLSPEDITEFFQALRENRYENWRSSLMNELTVL from the coding sequence ATGCCCCTACAATTCAAAAACGAAGATCTAATTCTAAAGTTAAAGGAAGAAGAAAAAAATAATCTGCTTGTTTACAAGTATGACTCTTTTCTGGATGCCCTTACGACGAATAATTTTGAACATCTAAGGGAAGCCGCACGAACAGCTTTCGCATATTTTCTTTCAAATGATTTTAAGAATACCGAAGATGCCTCAAGATATACTTATGCTGATTCTGAAAATCTTAAAATTCATTTCAGCAGCATTGATGATTACCTGAACAAATTTAAGATAAGAGACAAAAAATCATTCAGCATAGATTTAGCAACAGGAACTGGTAAAAGCTGGGTGATTTACTCGGTTGCTGTAATTATGCTTTCAGAAGGGCTTGTTGATAAAGTATTAGTTTTGTGCCCTTCACTTACAATTGAAGAAGAATTAAAAAAGAAATTTGAATTGTTCAGCGGAGATCAAGTTCTTACTAAAATATTACAAGAGTTAAATTCACCCTATCCTTCACCCGCAATAAAAAACGCAAACGTTCCGATTTTGGAAGGCGATATTTGCATCGAAAATATTCACGCCGCATATCAAAGAACCGGATCATCCATCTCGGACAGCTTCAAAGGAAAAGGAAGAAGAACACTCGTAATAAGTGATGAAGCTCATCATATTTACAGCGAAGCAGATTCAGCAGTAAAAAAATGGTTTGAGTTTTTAACCGATCCCGAATATAATTTTTATTATCTGCTTGGTCTGTCCGGCACTCCTTATATAAACAATGATTACTTCTTCGATGTAATTTACCGTTATAGTTTAAAGCAAGCTATGGAAGACGGTATAATTAAAAAGATTGATTATAAAGTTGAAGAAGAATCGCAGAAGGAAAAAGGATTTTCAGAGACTTATGCTAATCACATAGAAAATCAAAAAAAATATGCCGGTAAGCTAAAACCAATCACAATTATAATTACGGAGAAGATTCATTCTTGTATAAAAGTATGGGATGAACTCGTAAAATTTATTTCAGATAAAGAAAAGATTTCTTATGAAGAAGCTGCAACAAAAGCAATTTGGGTTACTTCCGGCATTCCTTCTAATGAAAGAGAAAAAACCGAGATTGAATCAATAATTTCTCAACCAGAAAAAGTAAGAAAAGAAAACCTTGCTATACTAAAAACAGTTGACGAACCAGATAATCCGGTTGAATGGATAATTTCCGTTTCTATGCTTACAGAAGGATGGGACGTTAAAAATGTTTTTCAAATTGTACCACACGAGCAAAGAGCATTTAATTCAAAACTTCTTATATCACAAGTTCTTGGCAGAGGCTTGAGAGTTCCTCCCGGCTTAACGCAACCCATTTATGTAAAAATAAATAATCATGAAAGTTGGACAGATGAAATACGTAATCTTTACAACGAAGTTTTAGAAATTGAAAACAGAATAAATTGGGGTTATGACTCAAACCGAAAGCAATATCTTTCTCCATTATATAATTTAGAATATTCATCAGAACAAGATACAACAGAAGCAAAAAGAGAAACCGCTTCAGAACCTTCGGAAATAAAATTTAACCCGCAAAGCAAAACTTGGGATGAAACGAGCAAATATTCTGAAACCGGGTTATTCAAATTCTCAGTAGAAATGAAAGATGCTATTACTATTGAAGAAGCTTCAAAAGAAATTAAGCTGTTCCTAAAAGCAAAGGACGAAACTCTTTCAAAAAAATGGACACTGAAAAAAATTCAAGAATTGCTTAAATCTAATTTAGAAAGCAAGGGATACGATTCATCATTCATAACCCGCGAAAATCTTGGTACAGCCAAACAAGCTTTCGGTCCGATGTTCCGAGAACTTGGCAAAGTTGCAGCACGAATGAAAATGGTGCCGAAAGCATTGAGAGAAATTAAAATTGAGGAGATGGCTGCACAATCATTTAGCGAAAATAGCATTAAGACAAATAGTAAAGTATTTTACACTAAATCTTCACCGAAATCACTTTCATCAGAACAGAAAACTCTTTTTAATCAATTCTTATATGACAAGCAAAATTATGATCGTGTTAGAGATACTATAGTAAGATTAGCTGGTAGAAGTGAAGATGAGATAAAATATCTGAGAGAAAATCTTATTGAGCAAAAAGAAGAAATCTTCAAAACACCCCTTAATTTAATTTATGTTTCATCAACACCGGAATACAAATTCACAACATCTATTTTCAACAACATCGAAAAGATAGATTGCTTTATAAAATCACCCGATAAAAATTTCTATTACTTCCCATACTCATACAAACCAACAGATGATGGAAGTTCACATGTGAAAAGGGAAAACTTCAATCCCGATTTCTTTTTTAAGTTAAAAGACAAAAACGAAATATTGGTCGTTGAGATAAAAGCTGATGGAGATTCTTCCCAGAAGAATAGAGCGAAATATCGTGATGGGAAAGCTCATTTTGAAAAACTTAGTGAATTATTGTCCACTGAAAAAAAAGGATGGAAATATTATTTCTATTTTCTTTCTCCGGAAGATATAACAGAATTTTTCCAGGCACTTAGAGAAAACAGATATGAAAATTGGAGATCAAGTTTGATGAATGAGTTAACTGTTTTATAA
- a CDS encoding DUF932 domain-containing protein yields the protein MNEVDKKLQPYLFPVIEREVFHSDISGKASPLLTKDYKAIVRKDTSELISIMNDTYKIVPNSDVIRPLMEQLNMLDTSWFIDSSHSFVENNRMRLQVTFPELIFSDGKSDVSLSLFLHNSYDGSEGVRMFWGAIRAICKNGMVFGEVLSRFYGKHTAKINIGNLNQQAEASYEKIPVIKHRIDQLLNEKVTEALRTSVENRLGKKVMKFVEEQEDERNQKAKNMWVLYNFLTYFISHNVQQRMRAGYQFEVSKLFKL from the coding sequence ATGAATGAAGTTGATAAAAAACTACAACCATATTTATTCCCAGTGATCGAACGTGAGGTATTTCATTCCGACATTTCTGGGAAAGCCTCTCCCTTACTTACAAAAGACTACAAAGCTATTGTAAGAAAAGACACTTCGGAATTAATCAGCATTATGAATGATACATATAAAATCGTTCCTAACTCTGATGTGATAAGGCCTCTAATGGAACAGCTTAATATGCTAGATACTTCATGGTTCATCGATTCAAGTCATTCCTTCGTTGAGAACAACCGGATGAGATTACAAGTCACGTTTCCAGAATTGATATTCTCAGACGGTAAATCAGATGTATCGCTCAGTCTATTCCTGCACAATAGCTATGACGGCTCCGAAGGTGTAAGAATGTTTTGGGGTGCGATAAGGGCAATATGTAAAAATGGTATGGTATTCGGTGAAGTGCTGTCAAGGTTCTACGGTAAACATACAGCAAAAATTAATATTGGAAATCTTAATCAGCAAGCGGAAGCATCATACGAAAAGATTCCTGTTATTAAACACCGCATTGATCAGCTCTTAAATGAGAAAGTTACTGAAGCTCTCCGCACTTCCGTCGAGAATCGACTCGGGAAGAAAGTAATGAAGTTTGTTGAAGAGCAGGAAGATGAACGAAATCAGAAAGCTAAAAACATGTGGGTGCTCTACAATTTTTTGACCTACTTTATTTCTCATAATGTTCAACAGCGGATGCGAGCCGGTTATCAGTTTGAAGTTTCGAAACTTTTCAAGTTGTGA